The genomic interval GCGTAACCCTCGTACTGCACCGGCTCGTACGACACCCCTTCGAGCTCGCCGGAGCCGCGTTTGACCGCCCGCTCGATCGTGTCCTTGGGGACGGAGTTGTCCTTGGCGCGCTGGATCGCGTCGGCGAGCGTCGGGTTGTAGTCGGGGTCGCCGCCGCCGTCTCGTGCCGCCACCTCGATGGCACGCACGAGCCGCGCGAAGATCCTGCCGCGCTTGGCATCCGCGGCGCCCTTCTTCCGCTTGATCGTGGACCACTTGCTGTGGCCGGACATCGACCGTCCTCCGGTGGATTCATCGGTCAGGGTACTGGGCACCCGGGTCGGCCTCCCCGCGCCCCGGGGCTCCGCCTCGCACCGACCGACGTGCCGCCCGAACCTGCGCGACGAACAGCTGGTGGACCCGCCGATCGACCGTCAGTTCGGGATGGAACGCGGCGGCGAGCAGGTTGTCTTGCCGCACCATCACGGGATGACCGGCCACCTCGGCGAGGATCTCCACGTCCGAGCCGACCCGTTCGATCCACGGCGCACGGATGAACACGGCGTGCACCGGCCCGCCGTCGATGCCGCGCACCGCCAGGTCGGTCTCGAACGAGTCGACCTGCCGGCCGAAGGCGTTGCGCCGGGTCGTGACATCGAGGCCTCCCAGCAGGGTCTGTGGCCGGTCCTGTGCGAGCTCGTCGGACAGCAGGATCATCCCGGCGCACGTCCCGAACGTCGGCAGTCCCGCGGCGATGTGCTGGCGCAACGGCTCGTCGAGCGCGAGGTGCGAGATCAGCCGCCCGATCGTGGTGGACTCGCCGCCGGGGATGATCAGCCCGTCGAGGCCGTCGAGGTCCGCGGGGCGCCGCACGCGCACGGCGTGGGCCCCGGCCTCACGCACAGCTCGCAGGTGCTCCAGCACGTTGCCCTGCAGGGCCAGCACGCCGATCAGCGGGGCGTCGTCGGGGAGCTCCGGCTCCGGTGGGCGGGTCCGGGTGAGCCGCTCCCCCGGCACCCAATCCGACATCTCACCAGCCTCGGCTGGCCAGTCGGTCGGAAGCGGCGAGCGTTGTGACGTCCATGCCGCGCATCGCCTCACCCAACCCACGAGACACCTTCGCGATCACCTCGGGATCGTCGAAGTGGGTGGTCGCCTCCACGATCGCGCGGGCACGCCGCTGGGGATCGGCGGACTTGAAGATCCCCGACCCGACGAAGACCCCGTCGGACCCCAGCTGCATCACCAGCGCAGCATCGGCGGGCGTGGCGACACCGCCGGCGGTGAACAGGACGACGGGGAGCCGGCCCGCGTCGGCGACCTCACGCACCAGCGCCTCAGGCGCCTGCAGGTCCTTGGCGGCGGCGAACAGCTCCTCGCCGCGGAGGCCGGCCAGCCGCCGGATCTCGCTGGTGATGGCGCGGATGTGGCGGACGGCCTCGACGATGTTGCCGGTCCCCGCCTCACCCTTGGAGCGGATCATGGCGGCCCCCTCCGCGATCCGTCGCAACGCCTCTCCGAGGCTGGTCGCCCCGCACACGAACGGGACGTCGAACGCCCACTTGTCGATGTGGTGCTGCTCGTCGGCGGGGGTCAGGACCTCCGACTCGTCGACGTAGTCGACACCGAGCGCCTGCAACACCTGCGCTTCGGCGAAGTGGCCGATCCGGGCTTTGGCCATCACCGGGATGGTGACCGCCTCCTGGATCTCGGTGATCTTGTCCGGGTCGGACATGCGGGCGACGCCGCCCTGGGCGCGGATGTCGGAGGGGACGCGCTCGAGCGCCATGACGGCGACCGCGCCCGCGGACTCCGCGATGCGTGCCTGGTCGGCGTCGACGACGTCCATGATGACGCCGCCCTTGAGCATGTCGGCGAGGCCGCGTTTGACCGGGGTGGTCCCGGTGATGGGGCTGCTGTGGTCAGACATCGAGCTCCCCGGTGGAGGGGCGGATCATGTCGCAGCGTACCTTCACGGCACCGCCGCGGTGGGGGCGAGGACGAGCCACGTCGGGCCCGGCTTGAGGGGGAACGGCTGGTCGTCTGGTCCGGTGAACCGGTAGTGCTGGTCGGGGCGCGACTTGGTCCACCTCGCGGGGTAGCGCTGCCCGTCGCGCAGGATCACGCCTCGGCCGGTCCCGAGCGTCCGGGTCTGCGTCAACGGGTTCCCCGACGCGTCGCAGCACCCGCCGTGGCCGATCTCGACGGCGAGGACGACGACGTTGGCGGCGCCGATCCGGTCGTCGCCGGTGACCACGTGGGGGGAGCCGTCCTGCAGGCGCCGGTACAGGCCCGCGTCCGGGTCGTACTCGAACCCGGTTACCGACGCGTGTGACATCTCGACCGTGACCGACAGTCCCGGATCCTGGGTGCAGCCCTCACCGCACGGGACGGCGCCTTGCGGGGGCTCGGACGCGTAGCTCCAACCGGTCGGGGAGGCGGGCGGGACGTCATCGGCCGCTGCGGCGAACAGCTCCTCGCCGCGGGCGAACACGTTGTGTGGTGGCGTGCGGCTGCGGTCGCGCCACAGCACCTCGCCGTCCTCGGTGAGGAACG from Actinomycetota bacterium carries:
- a CDS encoding YebC/PmpR family DNA-binding transcriptional regulator; protein product: MSGHSKWSTIKRKKGAADAKRGRIFARLVRAIEVAARDGGGDPDYNPTLADAIQRAKDNSVPKDTIERAVKRGSGELEGVSYEPVQYEGYA
- the pdxS gene encoding pyridoxal 5'-phosphate synthase lyase subunit PdxS codes for the protein MSDHSSPITGTTPVKRGLADMLKGGVIMDVVDADQARIAESAGAVAVMALERVPSDIRAQGGVARMSDPDKITEIQEAVTIPVMAKARIGHFAEAQVLQALGVDYVDESEVLTPADEQHHIDKWAFDVPFVCGATSLGEALRRIAEGAAMIRSKGEAGTGNIVEAVRHIRAITSEIRRLAGLRGEELFAAAKDLQAPEALVREVADAGRLPVVLFTAGGVATPADAALVMQLGSDGVFVGSGIFKSADPQRRARAIVEATTHFDDPEVIAKVSRGLGEAMRGMDVTTLAASDRLASRGW
- the pdxT gene encoding pyridoxal 5'-phosphate synthase glutaminase subunit PdxT → MSDWVPGERLTRTRPPEPELPDDAPLIGVLALQGNVLEHLRAVREAGAHAVRVRRPADLDGLDGLIIPGGESTTIGRLISHLALDEPLRQHIAAGLPTFGTCAGMILLSDELAQDRPQTLLGGLDVTTRRNAFGRQVDSFETDLAVRGIDGGPVHAVFIRAPWIERVGSDVEILAEVAGHPVMVRQDNLLAAAFHPELTVDRRVHQLFVAQVRAARRSVRGGAPGRGEADPGAQYPDR
- a CDS encoding DUF3048 domain-containing protein; this encodes MSRPNPLAAVLLAVAALLMACATDGAAHRDAGRAPTADDHPVGTAGAGQMTAPLTGEPVGDPAVADRPVVAVKVENSPAGRPQSGLDAADVVFEELTEGGVTRFLALFQSRIPELVGPIRSARPEDAQLVPAYDAMLFISGARPDVLTSLRVADVPFLTEDGEVLWRDRSRTPPHNVFARGEELFAAAADDVPPASPTGWSYASEPPQGAVPCGEGCTQDPGLSVTVEMSHASVTGFEYDPDAGLYRRLQDGSPHVVTGDDRIGAANVVVLAVEIGHGGCCDASGNPLTQTRTLGTGRGVILRDGQRYPARWTKSRPDQHYRFTGPDDQPFPLKPGPTWLVLAPTAAVP